Part of the Kordiimonas pumila genome is shown below.
TTAATGACATTCAGGACCACCGCATAAAGATTGATGGCTATGCCTACTGGATCGTCCGTATGAACAGCATAGACGCCGCTGATCGCTGCCTAAACCACCATAGTCTTGTAAAGGTTTATAATGACAGGGCTGGGGTGATCTGCGCCCTTGATGTGTCCCCCCTTGTGGCACGTGGCACCCTTAAAACCTACGAATCCTCTGCCGAGTTTGACTTCATACAAGATGAAAACGGCAAGGTGCTGGACCGGGGTGGCTGCATGAATTTGCTAACCCCCTCGCGCACGCAAGCAAAAGGGACAACCGCAATCGCACCAAACTCATGTCTGGTTGAAGTAGAACAATGGAATAACAGTTGGGAAGTACGTGATGAAAAAATGGCACTTGGTAGTTGATGTTAACCTGTGTACCGGCTGCCAGAACTGCGTGGTTGCAACACAAGACGAATATATGAATAACGACTTTAAGGGCTATTCAAAGCCCGGGGCTGCCGGTGTAACGCCGCTTAGCATTGAGCACCGCGTGCGCGGCACAGGATCCATGGTTGATGCCCAGCATGTACCAAAAATGTGCAACCACTGCGATGATGCGCCGTGTATTGCAGCAAGTGACGGCGCAATCTACAAACGCCCGGACGGCCTTGTGATTATTGACCCAGACAAAGCTGTTGGGCGCAAAAATCTGGTCAGCACGTGCCCCTACGGCATGATCAAATGGAACGACGAACAAAATGTCCCTCAGGCATGGAACTTTGACGCGCATTTACTGGATTCCGGCTGGAAAGCACCACGTGCTGTGCAAAGTTGCCCGATAGACGCTCTCAAAGCGCTGCATATTTCTGATTCTGATATGGAAAAAGCTATAGCTGTAGAAAAGCTGGTAGTTTTACAGCCTGAACTAAACACCAAACCACGGGTATATTATAAAAACCTGTCTGCTTTCCTCAGCCATTTCATCGGCGGCAATGTCTCGGGCACAAGGGATGGTGAAGCTGAAAACATAGAGGGCGCAACCATAGCGCTTTTACAAAACAGCACCCCGCTTGCCGAAACCCTGACAGATGCCTTTGGTGACTTTAAATTTGAAAATCTCCATGATACTTCAACAGGCTATAGCATCAGCATCAACCACCCTGATTACACCTCACAAATTATAGAAGTCAGTGGTATTTTAGCGGAAAGTAAGGTGCTTGACATCTCCCTGAGCCGATAGCCTTCCCATTTGGCTCAGCCTTACAGACGCTGCATACTTTGCAGCGTCTTTTTTGTATGCCGTCAAGCCTTTACATGCAGTTCGCACGGTACCAGTCATTTATTTCGCCGCCCGTGGTTTGCCAAATATCATCATGCCCCGCAATATAGGCAAGAGCTGCTTTAAAGTGCTTCATCCTAAAAGGGTGGCCTGTGATAAACGGATGCAATGATATGGACATCACCCGTGGTAGCTCAAGCGCTTCTTCGTACAGCACATCAAACTGGTCTTTAATCATTTGGCCAAAAACCTCTGCCGATGTACCCTTACCCATAATTGTAGGCACGTCATTAAGCTCAAGCGTATATGGCATTGTCAGCAAGGAACCCTTTTCAACTTTCATTGGTACAGGCAGTTCATCATGGGCATAGTTTGAAACATATTCGATACCCGCTTCAGCGAGAAAATCAGGCGTTTTAAAGCTTTCTGCCAAGCACATGCCCAGCCAGCCCTTTGGCCGTTTACCTGTTGCTTTTTCTACAATAGCAACATTTTTGCTTATGAATGCACGTTCCTCATCTTCCGTCATCACCGTCATGATGCTGGTGTTGTTATCACCCTGCATGCCCCATTCCCAATCCCGGGCATTGCCTTCCTCGATAATCTGCGGATATTCGCGGCACACATCACTGTTCAAATTCACCGTTCCTCTAAAACCATATTCATCCATAGCTTTCATAATGCGCCATAAGCCAACACGGTTGCCGTAATCTCGCCAGCCATGGTTCAAAATATCGGGACTATACTGCATTGTCATCGGGTATACAGCATGCGCAAGCGACGTAGACCCAAAGGGCACATGCTCAATATTCACATAAATCATTACCGCCAAACGCTTCCCGCCGGGAAACTTGACAGGCTTTCTATTTATGATTGGTTCGAAATCGTATCTGGGTGACTGAGTAGACATAATATCATCCTTTATCGTTCATACGTATCAAAACACACTCTCTTAGGGATGATAGGTATATTTTTTAAATTTTGTGGATCCATATAGAAATCTCCCCATCTCTATAAAGAATAACCGATTCCCCACAAAAACCTTATAATACATCAAATTTTTAAGCAAACATTTTACTCTATAAAATGATTAGATACTTGACTCCCCAAAGATATAGTGACTAAAGTGCATCCACAATAGGGGAGAAATCGAACACCATTTATATGCGCACTGCCATTAGGTTGCACCTTAGTTGCACTTTCTGGCCTGCGCTGCCTTCCACTCCATTTGCGGCGCCAGTTCGCAAGGAGAAAAAGGGCTGTCGCATATCTGCCAGCATTACGGGGAAGTAATCTGCCAGCCTCTATTACAAGGGAATTTTAGGGAAAACCGGAGGGAACTTTGATTAACAAAAAACGTACTCAGCCAGTACGCTTATCCAGCAGGGCCTTTATGCTCGCTGGGTGCAGTGTTGTTGGCCTCCTCGGCGCAAGCAGCCTTGCCTATGCCGAGCAAACTGCCGCTGACGAAACCACCGTATCAGATGCGGGTACAGCGTCAAAAGGCACTTATGTTATTGAAGATATTGTTGTAACGGCGCAAAAGAGAAGCGAAAGCCTGCAAAAAACACCCGCGGCCGTTACAGCCTATAGCGGCATTTCCCTTGTAGAAAAGGGGGTAACAGACCTGCGAGCCGCACAAACCATTATTCCTAACGCCCGCTTGCAGCAAGAGGGGGCCACCACACAGGCCTTTCTGCGCGGTGTAGGCTCGAACCTTGATTATAGTAACATCGAACCCACCATCGCTTTTAACTTTAACGGCGTGTTTATCCCGCGCGAAGGCACCAGCGCGCCGCTTTTTGACCTTGAGCGCCTTGAGGCCCTGCCCGGCCCACAAGGAACACTGTACGGGCGAAGCGCCCTTGGTGGTACAATCAACGTAGCGTTTAAGCGCCCAACACCGGGCGAATGGGAAACAAGCGGGGTTGTAGAAGCTGGAAATTATGACATGGTGCATGTTTCACTTGCCCAAAATATTCCGGTTTCAGACACACTCGCTGTACGTGCAGCGGCTGATTACACCTATAATGAAGGTTTTATGGAAACAGGAGCCTATTCCAAGGATGATATCGCTGGCAGGCTTAGCCTTCTCTATACGCCTTCGTCTGATGTTAGCCTGTATATGTGGGGTTACGGCGTATCAAAAGACGGGCGCCCTTCAAACCTTGTCAACAAGGGAACAGACCCCGAAACATTTGAATATAGCGAAAATGAGTTCCTGCGCGACCGCGCTTGGGACGACCTAAGGCCCGGCCCACTTGCGGCCTTGGCACCCTTTGGGCAACCTGTTGCAGAAAGCCAAGTATATGATAACTGGGTCGCAGGCGCTGAACTAGAAATTGCGCTCGGCGATAATATGAGCCTTACCTATATTCCCTCATACTTCTATCTAGACTCGTCTTCCAGCTACTGGCTGGGTGCTGTACCAGCACGCATTTCCCAGCATTATAATCAGGTGACACAGGAACTGCGCCTAGCGGGTGATACCGATAACCTAACATGGCTGGTGGGGCTTTATGCCTATCATGTTGTAAACTACGGCGATTATTTTGTACTACCCGGCACTGCTTTTGAGACACGCAGCAGTGATGTGCTTCGCAACCGCATTAAAGGCGCTGCCGTGTTTGGTCAAGCCACCTATAGTGTCAGCGATACATTCCGCCTCACCTTTGGGGGGCGCTACAGTAAGGATGATAAAAAAGCCAACGGCGTCTCCCCCCTTGACGGCGCAGACTATACATTTGATAGAGACTTCAGCCGGTTTGATTTCAAGGTCGGCACAGAATACGATGTCTCTGACAGCGTTATGGTTTATCTCACATACCAAACGGGGTATCTGCCTGGCACCTATAACGAGGTTGCAGCGACAGCAACAGATGATAACCTTGTAAAACCGGCAAAACTGTCTGCCTTTACAGGCGGCTTCAAGGCTCGGTTTATGGACGGCCAACTACAAATTAACAGTGAAGCCTATTATTATTCCTACACTGACCTTCTTATTCAGGCCTATGACCAAAGCAAGGCGTATAACCCAATCTTTAATGCTGACAAGGTTGAGATATACGGCAATCAGCTTGATATTATCTTCAAACCTTCAGCCTCTGACACTTTAAGCCTGAATGTTGGGTACCTCCATGCCCGCAACAAAGACTTCATAACCCCAGAAAGTGATGATTTCACAGGCTTTAGCCCGCCGTATGCCGCAGACTGGACCATTATGGGTAATTATGCCCACGACTTTGAAACCGCTGGCGGCTTTATTCGGGCACAGGCAGATGCCCGCTATGAAAGCGAGTGGTACGCAGACTATGTGCATAACCTTGGCGTGCGCCAACAGCCTCACGTGAAATCAAACGCCACCCTGACCTATTACCCAGACGACAGCAACTGGACCTTAGGGCTATGGATCAAAAACATCACAAACGAAGCCGTTCTCGCTGCAACAGCCGCAGCAGGCATACCCGGACCGGGCACAGCTTATCTGGAAGAACCCC
Proteins encoded:
- a CDS encoding 4Fe-4S dicluster domain-containing protein produces the protein MKKWHLVVDVNLCTGCQNCVVATQDEYMNNDFKGYSKPGAAGVTPLSIEHRVRGTGSMVDAQHVPKMCNHCDDAPCIAASDGAIYKRPDGLVIIDPDKAVGRKNLVSTCPYGMIKWNDEQNVPQAWNFDAHLLDSGWKAPRAVQSCPIDALKALHISDSDMEKAIAVEKLVVLQPELNTKPRVYYKNLSAFLSHFIGGNVSGTRDGEAENIEGATIALLQNSTPLAETLTDAFGDFKFENLHDTSTGYSISINHPDYTSQIIEVSGILAESKVLDISLSR
- a CDS encoding polysaccharide deacetylase family protein encodes the protein MSTQSPRYDFEPIINRKPVKFPGGKRLAVMIYVNIEHVPFGSTSLAHAVYPMTMQYSPDILNHGWRDYGNRVGLWRIMKAMDEYGFRGTVNLNSDVCREYPQIIEEGNARDWEWGMQGDNNTSIMTVMTEDEERAFISKNVAIVEKATGKRPKGWLGMCLAESFKTPDFLAEAGIEYVSNYAHDELPVPMKVEKGSLLTMPYTLELNDVPTIMGKGTSAEVFGQMIKDQFDVLYEEALELPRVMSISLHPFITGHPFRMKHFKAALAYIAGHDDIWQTTGGEINDWYRANCM
- a CDS encoding TonB-dependent receptor; the encoded protein is MINKKRTQPVRLSSRAFMLAGCSVVGLLGASSLAYAEQTAADETTVSDAGTASKGTYVIEDIVVTAQKRSESLQKTPAAVTAYSGISLVEKGVTDLRAAQTIIPNARLQQEGATTQAFLRGVGSNLDYSNIEPTIAFNFNGVFIPREGTSAPLFDLERLEALPGPQGTLYGRSALGGTINVAFKRPTPGEWETSGVVEAGNYDMVHVSLAQNIPVSDTLAVRAAADYTYNEGFMETGAYSKDDIAGRLSLLYTPSSDVSLYMWGYGVSKDGRPSNLVNKGTDPETFEYSENEFLRDRAWDDLRPGPLAALAPFGQPVAESQVYDNWVAGAELEIALGDNMSLTYIPSYFYLDSSSSYWLGAVPARISQHYNQVTQELRLAGDTDNLTWLVGLYAYHVVNYGDYFVLPGTAFETRSSDVLRNRIKGAAVFGQATYSVSDTFRLTFGGRYSKDDKKANGVSPLDGADYTFDRDFSRFDFKVGTEYDVSDSVMVYLTYQTGYLPGTYNEVAATATDDNLVKPAKLSAFTGGFKARFMDGQLQINSEAYYYSYTDLLIQAYDQSKAYNPIFNADKVEIYGNQLDIIFKPSASDTLSLNVGYLHARNKDFITPESDDFTGFSPPYAADWTIMGNYAHDFETAGGFIRAQADARYESEWYADYVHNLGVRQQPHVKSNATLTYYPDDSNWTLGLWIKNITNEAVLAATAAAGIPGPGTAYLEEPRTFGIRFTFDY